One genomic segment of Desmodus rotundus isolate HL8 chromosome 5, HLdesRot8A.1, whole genome shotgun sequence includes these proteins:
- the BIRC3 gene encoding baculoviral IAP repeat-containing protein 3: MNVVEDSKFLSNLMKNANMFELKYDFSCELFRMSTYSTFPTGVPVSERSLARAGFYYTGVNDKVKCFCCGLMLDNWKQGDNPIEKHKKLYPSCSFVQKLNSGNISGATFQFNLPFSVTNSTHLLLPRSEENIGYFSGSYSSFPSSPANSEASQDISALRSPNHCLMNTENARLRTFQMWPLTCPSPAELAKAGFYYIGPGDRVTCFACGGKLSNWEPNDDAMSEHLRHFPKCPFLESQPQDPSRYSISNLSMQTQAARFRTFCNWPASVPVHPQQLASAGFYYMGYNDDVKCFCCDGGLRCWETGDDPWVEHAKWFPRCEYLIHVKGQEFISRIQASYPYLLEQLLSTSDNPEDENAESPIIHYGPGENRSEDAVMMNTPVVKAALEMGFSRSLVKQTVQSKILATGENYKVVSDLVLDLLNAEDEIREEEKEKATEEEESDDLSCIRKNRMALFQHLTCVLPILDSLRIARVINEQEHEVIKQKTQTYLQARELIDTIIVKGNFAATIFRKSLQETDPVLYKRLFVRQDIKYIPTENISDLPMEEQLRRLQEERTCKVCMDKEVSIVFIPCGHLAVCKDCAPSLRRCPICRGTIKGTVRTFLS; the protein is encoded by the exons ATGAACGTAGTAGAAGACAGCAAGTTCTTATCAAATCTGATGAAAAACGCCAACATGTTTGAATTGAAATACGACTTTTCATGTGAACTATTCCGAATGTCTACGTATTCGACTTTCCCCACCGGCGTCCCTGTGTCAGAAAGGAGTCTTGCTCGTGCTGGGTTTTATTACACTGGTGTGAATGACAAGGTCAAATGCTTCTGTTGTGGCCTGATGCTGGATAACTGGAAACAAGGAGACAACCCTATTGAAAAGCATAAAAAGTTGTATCCTAGCTGTAGCTTTGTTCAGAAACTAAATTCAGGTAACATTTCGGGAGCCACCTTTCAGTTTAATTTGCCTTTTTCAGTAACAAATTCCACACATTTATTACTTCCACgttcagaagaaaatattggtTATTTCAGTGGCTCTTATTCGAGCTTTCCCTCAAGTCCTGCAAACTCCGAAGCAAGTCAAGATATTTCTGCCTTGAGAAGTCCCAACCATTGCCTAATGAATACTGAAAATGCCAGATTACGTACTTTCCAGATGTGGCCATTGACCTGCCCGTCGCCAGCAGAGCTGGCAAAAGCAGGTTTTTACTACATAGGACCTGGAGACAGAGTGACTTGCTTTGCCTGTGGTGGAAAATTGAGCAACTGGGAGCCAAATGATGATGCTATGTCAGAACACCTGAGACATTTCCCCAAATGCCCATTTTTAGAGAGTCAGCCTCAAGACCCTTCAAGATACAGTATTTCTAATCTGAGCATGCAGACACAGGCAGCCCGTTTTAGAACCTTCTGTAACTGGCCCGCTAGTGTTCCAGTTCATCCTCAGCAGCTTGCAAGTGCCGGTTTTTATTATATGG gttACAACGATGATGTCAAATGCTTTTGCTGTGATGGCGGACTGAGGTGTTGGGAAACTGGAGATGACCCATGGGTGGAACATGCCAAGTGGTTTCCTAG gTGTGAGTACTTGATACACGTTAAAGGACAAGAGTTCATCAGTCGAATTCAAGCCAGTTACCCCTATCTGCTTGAACAG CTGTTATCTACTTCAGACAATCCAGAAGATGAAAATGCAGAGTCGCCAA TTATTCATTATGGACCAGGAGAAAACCGTTCAGAAGATGCAGTCATGATGAATACACCTGTGGTTAAAGCTGCTTTGGAAATGGGCTTCAGTAGAAGCCTGGTAAAACAGACAGTTCAGAGTAAAATCCTGGCAACTGGAGAGAATTACAAAGTCGTCAGTGATCTTGTACTAGATTTACTTAATGCTGAAGATGAAataagggaagaggagaaagaaaaagcaactgAGGAAGAAGAATCAG atgaTCTATCATGTATCCGGAAAAATAGAATGGCACTTTTTCAGCATTTGACTTGTGTGCTTCCAATTTTGGATAGTCTACGGATTGCCAGAGTGATTAATGAACAAGAACATGAAGTTattaaacagaaaacacagacatATTTGCAAGCAAGAGAACTGATTGATACTATTATAGTAAAAGGAAATTTTGCAGCCACCATATTCAGAAAGTCTCTACAAGAAACTGACCCTGTATTATACAAGCGTTTATTTG tGCGACAGGACATAAAGTATATTCCCACAGAAAATATTTCAG ATTTACCAATGGAAGAGCAATTGAGGAGACTGCAAGAAGAAAGAACATGTAAAGTGTGTATGGACAAAGAAGTGTCTATAGTGTTCATTCCTTGTGGTCATCTAGCAGTATGCAAAGACTGTGCCCCTTCTCTAAGAAGATGTCCTATTTGTAGAGGTACAATCAAGGGTACAGTTCGTACATTTCTTTCATGA